The proteins below come from a single Corylus avellana chromosome ca3, CavTom2PMs-1.0 genomic window:
- the LOC132174844 gene encoding kinesin-like protein KIN-14Q isoform X2 gives MEDNQWHDPLLLTDVSWQQDSSNSHSHHNCPPSPSSQTSTMADPDAYLGRSMLGFSLTSPDLVICAGSPDLSGVSNGDFPQFLENKFHQNIGSSVELSLENGINGSEIEDTQKTPAVKFSTSLCQNFREEFSPEASFELYPPLRAEDRLLVLSINAGSKDGAVTLGQINFLEDSCFDGGDTVRTDAICPLLYQSARFGNFSYNFRSVGSGGYVVDLHFAEIVFTEGPPGMRVFDVYIQEKKVVSCLDIYARVGGNEPLVVSGLNTFVDDEKGLSIRFEGVIGSPILCGISIRRDFPAIVSDSREVELPKVTAASQLAEREPPKDNGNFNVEGDHQKVLRDFECQKMELAETRRMLEELKRENQVKSRECQEAWKSLQELQNELMRKSMHVGSLAFAVEGQVKEKSKWFSSLRDLTRKLKIMKMEHIKLADEARTYKKCLADMDEMRATVHSAINQQAHLHEGLKIKFIEGAKERKEIYNKMLELKGNIRVFCRCRPLNTEEIAAGAGMAIDFESAKDGELTVRLNGAPRKTFKFDAVFGHQATQADVFQDTAPFVTSVLDGFNVCIFAYGQTGTGKTFTMEGTEEARGVNFRTLKQLFSIIRERQKLYRYDVSVSVLEVYNEQIRDLLVSGAQPGVAAKRLEIRQVGEGIHHVPGLVEAHVNSMTEVWEVLQTGSNARVVGSTNANEHSSRSHCIHCVMVKGENLLNGECTRSKLWLVDLAGSERVTKTEVQGERLKETQNINRSLSALGDVISALATKSAHIPFRNSKLTHLLQDSLGGDSKALMFVQISPNENDLSETLCSLNFASRVRGIELGPAKRQLDPSELLKYKQMVERTKQDAKSKDVHIKKMEETIQGLDLKIKERDLKTKYLQDKVKELESQLLIERKLARQHVDTKIAEQQQQQQMKHQQEEQNTAPMRPPLANRPLASYKNLNDPVSSTLGKDQVNLTRPFSENNSSNLSIPLHPTEGFSRYIDPTEKENNIGMAEQPLLQKRTGRASICTMAKRIPAAPAPRRSSLIPFPSTPSSTLLPSSLLPFPPYQADKKEDTNGFEANCLPEQTPCDSPKRTKIGSNKKLSSILRQSLQRKMQIKSPMQQHMRKGGINVGLEKVRVSIGSRGKMGHRVFHQGNNKRTGMKESQQKQIRKEKERGWNIGNVGRAII, from the exons ATGGAGGATAATCAATGGCATGACCCACTTCTTCTCACAGACGTTTCTTGGCAACAAGACAGCTCCAATTCCCATTCCCACC ACAATTGCCCTCCATCGCCGAGCTCTCAAACCTCCACAATGGCGGATCCCGACGCATATCTTG GTCGGTCCATGTTGGGATTTTCCCTAACATCTCCTGATTTGGTTATCTGTGCCGGCTCGCCCGATCTTTCTGGTGTCAGCAATGGAGATTTCCCTCAGTTCTTGGAGAATAAATTCCATCAGAACATAGGATCTTCTGTAGAGCTGTCTCTAGAGAATGGCATTAATGGGTCTGAAATTGAAGATACCCAGAAGACCCCAGCAGTAAAGTTCTCTACTTCGTTGTGCCAAAATTTTAGAGAAGAGTTCTCTCCCGAGGCCTCCTTCGAGCTTTATCCGCCGCTCAGGGCTGAAGATCGTCTTCTGGTTTTAAGCATTAATGCAGGGTCCAAAGATGGAGCTGTGACTTTGGGTCAGATAAATTTTCTGGAGGACAGTTGTTTTGACGGCGGTGATACAGTTAGGACAGACGCTATATGTCCTCTACTTTACCAATCAGCGCGCTTTGGGAATTTTTCGTACAACTTTCGATCCGTGGGGTCTGGCGGTTATGTTGTCGATCTGCACTTTGCAGAGATTGTTTTCACAGAGGGCCCTCCCGGGATGAGAGTGTTTGATGTctatatacaagagaaaaag gttgtttcCTGCCTAGATATATATGCTCGTGTTGGTGGAAATGAGCCTCTAGTTGTGTCTGGCCTTAATACTTTCGTTGATGATGAAAAGGGCTTGTCCATTAGATTCGAAGGAGTGATTGGGAGCCCAATTCTATGTGGCATTTCCATAAGGAGAGACTTTCCTGCTA TTGTGTCAGATTCCCGAGAAGTTGAATTGCCCAAAGTCACGGCAGCATCTCAACTGGCAGAGCGTGAGCCACCAAAA GATAATGGTAACTTCAATGTGGAAGGAGATCATCAAAAGGTCCTAAGAGATTTTGAGTGTCAGAAAATGGAACTAGCCGAGACAAGAAGAATGTTGGAGGAACTTAAGAGGGAGAATCAAGTTAAGAGCAGAGAATGCCAAGAAGCTTGGAAGTCTTTGCAGGAGCTCCAGAATGAGCTCATGCGCAAGTCAATGCATGTTGGATCTTTAG CTTTTGCCGTTGAGGGTCAAGTGAAAGAGAAGAGCAAGTGGTTTTCATCATTGAGAGACTTGACAAGAAAACTTAAG ATCATGAAAATGGAGCACATCAAGCTAGCAGACGAGGCAAGGACATATAAGAAGTGCCTAGCAGATATGGATGAAATGAGGGCTACCGTTCACTCGGCAA TAAACCAGCAAGCACATTTACATGAAGGCCTTAAGATCAAATTTATTGAAGGGGCCAAGGAACGAAAAGAAATTTACAACAAGATGTTGGAGTTGAAAG GAAACATAAGGGTCTTTTGCCGGTGTAGGCCTCTAAATACTGAAGAAATTGCAGCAGGAGCTGGAATGGCCATTGATTTTGAATCTGCTAAAGATGGTGAACTTACTGTAAGATTAAATGGAGCCCCTAGAAAGACTTTTAAGTTTGATGCTGTATTTGGCCACCAAGCAACCCAAG CCGATGTATTTCAAGACACTGCTCCATTTGTAACCTCAGTTCTAGATGGGTTCAATGTCTGCATATTTGCTTATGGGCAGACTGGAACAGGAAAAACATTTACAATGGAGGGTACAGAAGAAGCTCGTGGAGTAAATTTTAGGACTCTCAAGCAACTGTTTTCCATAATTAGGGAGCGGCAGAAGTTATATCGATATGATGTATCTGTAAGCGTCTTAGAAGTCTACAATGAGCAAATACGAGATTTGCTAGTCTCAGGAGCTCAGCCAGGAGTAGCTGCGAAAAG GCTTGAGATAAGACAAGTCGGAGAGGGAATACATCATGTTCCAGGACTAGTTGAGGCACATGTTAACAGCATGACTGAGGTCTGGGAAGTTCTACAGACTGGCAGTAATGCCAGGGTTGTTGGCTCAACCAATGCCAATGAGCACAGCAGCCGATCCCACTG TATACACTGTGTGATGGTGAAGGGGGAGAATTTGTTGAATGGAGAATGCACAAGAAGCAAGTTATGGTTGGTGGACCTGGCAGGAAGCGAGCGAGTCACCAAGACAGAAGTGCAGGGTGAACGACTGAAGGAAacccaaaatattaatagatcTCTTTCTGCACTTGGTGATGTTATATCCGCTCTTGCAACTAAAAGCGCGCACATCCCTTTCAG AAACTCCAAGCTCACACACTTGCTTCAAGACTCTCTAG GAGGAGATTCAAAGGCACTAATGTTTGTACAGATCAGTCCTAACGAAAATGATTTAAGTGAGACCCTTTGCTCACTGAACTTTGCAAGTAGAGTGAGAGGAATAGAATTGGGACCAGCAAAGAGGCAACTGGACCCCAGTGAACTTCTGAAATACAAACAGATG GTGGAGAGAACCAAACAAGACGCAAAAAGTAAAGATGTGCACATCAAGAAGATGGAGGAAACAATTCAGGGATTGGATTTGAAGATAAAGGAAAGAGATCTTAAAACAAAATACCTGCAAGATAAG GTTAAAGAATTGGAATCACAACTGCTAATTGAGAGAAAACTAGCGCGTCAACATGTGGACACTAAGATAGCTGAGCAGCAACAACAGCAACAAATGAAACATCAGCAAGAAGAACAAAATACTGCACCAATGAGGCCGCCACTGGCAAATCGACCCTTAGCAAGTTACAAGAATCTAAATGATCCTGTGAGTAGTACATTGGGGAAAGATCAAGTAAATCTCACTCGACCATTTTCAGAGAACAACAGTTCCAACCTGTCGATACCTCTTCATCCAACTGAGGGCTTTTCCAGATATATTGATCCTACAGAGAAGGAAAACAATATTGGGATGGCTGAACAACCCTTATTACAAAAAAGGACTGGAAGAGCTTCTATTTGCACAATGGCAAAGCGGATACCAGCAGCTCCTGCTCCAAGGCGCAGCTCTTTAATCCCATTCCCAAGTACACCGAGCTCAACCCTGCTCCCATCTTCATTGTTACCATTCCCACCATATCAAGCTGATAAGAAAGAAGACACAAATGGATTTGAAGCTAACTGCTTGCCTGAACAGACTCCTTGTGATAGtcctaaaagaacaaaaattggAAGTAACAAGAAGCTAAGCAGCATATTGAGACAAAGCCTACAAAGGAAAATGCAGATAAAGTCTCCAATGCAGCAGCACATGAGAAAGGGTGGTATAAATGTTGGGTTGGAGAAGGTTAGAGTCTCTATTGGAAGTCGAGGGAAGATGGGACATAGAGTGTTTCATCAGGGCAATAACAAAAGAACTGGAATGAAAGAATCTCAGCAGAAGCAGATTCGAAAGGAAAAGGAGAGGGGGTGGAATATTGGAAATGTGGGGAGAGCTATTATATAA